The following coding sequences lie in one Megalodesulfovibrio gigas DSM 1382 = ATCC 19364 genomic window:
- the rpmH gene encoding 50S ribosomal protein L34 has translation MAQKMTYQPHTTRRKRTHGFLVRSRTKNGQAVLRRRRAKGRKRLAA, from the coding sequence ATGGCTCAGAAAATGACCTACCAGCCGCACACGACTCGGCGCAAGCGCACCCACGGTTTCCTGGTGCGGTCCCGGACCAAGAACGGCCAGGCGGTGCTGCGTCGTCGTCGGGCGAAGGGCCGCAAGCGGCTGGCTGCCTAG
- the yidC gene encoding membrane protein insertase YidC, which translates to MQNSPDQKRLIVAVVLSLGVLLGWGYFFPAPKAPPPVVNATASNTTQAQSSPAEQFAAPVTPEPVKTVTGTPVVVQSPLYKAVFNSAGGWCSTFQLHRYQVSIADGAPDVDLVAQGASAAHPMGVLLSKYPTWDVFSWGPALGADGQPVSELNLADGKNATLSFVGEAAGIRLKRTLTFDPSTYYIAESLTIHNVSEDAKQVGDVRFTMAVLPFTADGDSYNVTRVAAYDDEGFKEDQDKDDLREKGFQRDLGVRWGGIISNYFMAVVAPVDPSAPGQFLAKIEDGIFRTTLSKPADQLAPGAETTLQMGYYLGPKDPVYLNELPGNLAAAIDYGFFSVIAKPLLVALNYFYSLVGNYGVAIILLTVCVKILFWPLSAKSYKSMEQMKKLQPMMAKIREKHGDDRQKMNEEMMSLYKTYKVNPAGGCLPMLLQIPVFIGLYQALLGAIQLRHAPFISHVPFTDLVWLADLSAKDPYYVTPLVMGATMFLQQKLSPPPGDPTQAKIMMLMPVIFTFMFLNFPAGLVVYWLVNNVLSIAQQKWMLRNA; encoded by the coding sequence ATGCAGAATTCTCCTGATCAAAAGCGCCTCATCGTTGCCGTGGTCCTGTCCCTGGGGGTACTCCTGGGGTGGGGGTACTTCTTTCCCGCGCCCAAGGCGCCGCCGCCAGTGGTGAACGCCACGGCCAGCAACACTACGCAAGCGCAGTCTTCCCCGGCCGAGCAGTTTGCCGCGCCCGTCACGCCTGAACCGGTAAAAACCGTGACTGGCACTCCCGTGGTGGTGCAGAGCCCGCTGTACAAGGCGGTCTTCAACTCCGCCGGCGGCTGGTGCTCCACGTTCCAGCTGCATCGCTATCAGGTGTCCATCGCCGATGGTGCGCCGGATGTGGATCTGGTGGCGCAGGGCGCCTCGGCCGCGCATCCCATGGGTGTGCTGCTCTCCAAGTACCCCACCTGGGACGTCTTTTCCTGGGGGCCGGCCCTGGGTGCGGACGGCCAGCCTGTTTCCGAGCTGAACCTGGCTGACGGCAAAAACGCGACCCTGTCCTTCGTGGGCGAGGCCGCGGGCATTCGCCTGAAGCGTACCCTGACCTTTGATCCTTCCACCTATTATATTGCCGAATCGCTGACCATCCACAACGTCAGCGAAGACGCCAAACAGGTGGGCGACGTCCGCTTCACCATGGCCGTGCTGCCCTTCACTGCCGACGGCGACAGCTACAACGTCACCCGCGTGGCCGCCTACGACGACGAAGGCTTCAAGGAAGATCAGGACAAGGACGATCTGCGCGAGAAAGGCTTCCAGCGCGACCTGGGCGTGCGCTGGGGCGGCATCATCAGCAACTACTTCATGGCCGTGGTCGCACCCGTGGACCCGAGCGCGCCTGGGCAGTTCCTGGCCAAAATCGAGGACGGCATCTTCCGCACCACCCTGTCCAAGCCGGCGGATCAGCTGGCCCCGGGCGCGGAAACCACCCTGCAGATGGGCTACTACCTCGGACCCAAGGATCCCGTCTACCTCAATGAGTTGCCGGGCAATTTGGCCGCCGCCATTGATTACGGCTTTTTCAGCGTCATTGCCAAGCCGCTCTTGGTGGCGCTCAACTACTTCTATTCGCTGGTGGGGAACTATGGCGTGGCCATCATCCTCCTCACCGTCTGCGTGAAGATTCTGTTCTGGCCGCTTTCCGCAAAGAGCTACAAGTCCATGGAGCAGATGAAAAAGCTGCAGCCCATGATGGCCAAGATTCGCGAAAAGCACGGCGACGACCGCCAGAAGATGAACGAAGAGATGATGAGTCTCTACAAGACGTACAAGGTGAACCCTGCGGGCGGTTGTCTGCCCATGCTGTTGCAGATTCCGGTGTTCATCGGCCTGTACCAGGCCTTGCTGGGCGCCATCCAGCTGCGGCATGCGCCGTTCATTTCCCACGTGCCATTCACGGATCTGGTGTGGCTGGCGGACCTCTCGGCCAAGGATCCCTATTATGTGACGCCCCTCGTCATGGGCGCCACCATGTTCCTGCAGCAGAAGTTGAGCCCCCCGCCCGGAGATCCCACCCAGGCCAAGATCATGATGCTCATGCCCGTGATCTTCACCTTCATGTTCCTCAATTTCCCTGCGGGACTGGTGGTGTACTGGCTGGTGAACAACGTGCTCTCCATCGCGCAGCAGAAGTGGATGCTCCGGAACGCCTGA
- the jag gene encoding RNA-binding cell elongation regulator Jag/EloR, which translates to MDEFRIFEGKSIDDAISQALTYFDVARAQLEIDIISDAKAGIFGLVGARKAQIKARRRESPRKQMEAVREAVRAPLEDAAAAEQPRPQAPAAPVAVQADPSATETAPISPATPAPEGTADTPDAGPAPAGNGGKNGQEKSRRSRSRQKPARKDGAAQGAEAPAAAPRPARSRQSAQMSEDSGEAVARPASSAPAASALPDLGDEQAEAVKEQVQQMLEQLLAPLVGEPVLQLSMPEPGKILVGVDAGEDAGLLIGKEGGTLAALQYLANRILAKQCEGPLPRVSLEAGNYRERQDDTLRQLALGLAEKARTTGKAQSTRPLSSYHRRVIHLALQEDGGIVTRSKGEGALKRVIIMPKKVRRAPGPEDGAAVEAVAGAADAPQTNGRPEAGSNGSAADGGESPAKPRRPRRPRRRRSQGDAQRQAAGAEQGQSAGEQDNVGGDTGGDIRGDIGEAAAPAPASAPAPEPPTAMTPAETSPATPPPPAEQ; encoded by the coding sequence ATGGACGAGTTTCGGATTTTTGAAGGCAAAAGCATTGACGACGCCATATCCCAGGCCCTGACCTACTTCGACGTTGCCAGAGCCCAGTTGGAGATAGACATCATCAGCGACGCCAAGGCCGGCATCTTCGGCCTGGTGGGCGCACGCAAGGCGCAGATCAAGGCCCGGCGGCGGGAATCGCCCCGCAAGCAGATGGAAGCCGTGCGGGAGGCCGTGCGGGCCCCGCTGGAAGACGCCGCCGCTGCGGAACAGCCCCGGCCGCAAGCGCCTGCAGCGCCCGTCGCAGTCCAGGCGGATCCGTCCGCCACGGAGACGGCACCCATCTCCCCGGCGACCCCAGCCCCCGAAGGGACGGCCGACACACCCGATGCCGGGCCGGCGCCTGCCGGAAACGGCGGCAAAAACGGGCAGGAAAAATCCCGCCGCAGCCGCTCCCGTCAGAAGCCCGCGCGCAAGGATGGCGCCGCGCAAGGTGCGGAAGCCCCGGCTGCCGCGCCCCGGCCTGCCCGGTCCCGCCAGTCCGCGCAGATGTCGGAGGATTCCGGCGAAGCCGTCGCCCGTCCTGCCTCGTCAGCCCCTGCGGCGTCCGCCTTGCCCGACCTCGGCGACGAGCAGGCCGAGGCGGTGAAGGAGCAGGTCCAGCAGATGTTGGAACAGCTCCTGGCTCCCCTCGTGGGCGAACCGGTGCTGCAGCTCTCCATGCCCGAGCCAGGCAAGATTCTGGTGGGCGTGGATGCCGGCGAGGACGCCGGGCTGCTCATCGGCAAGGAAGGCGGCACCCTGGCCGCCCTGCAATATCTGGCCAACCGCATTCTGGCCAAGCAGTGCGAAGGGCCCCTGCCTCGCGTGTCCCTGGAGGCCGGCAACTACAGAGAACGCCAGGACGACACCCTGCGCCAACTGGCCCTGGGCCTGGCGGAAAAGGCCCGGACCACGGGCAAGGCCCAGTCCACGCGGCCGCTTTCGTCGTACCATCGCCGGGTCATCCATCTCGCCTTGCAGGAGGATGGCGGCATCGTCACCCGCAGCAAGGGCGAAGGCGCGCTCAAACGGGTGATCATCATGCCCAAGAAGGTCCGCCGTGCCCCGGGGCCGGAGGACGGCGCCGCAGTCGAGGCTGTTGCCGGTGCTGCGGACGCGCCCCAGACCAACGGCCGGCCCGAGGCGGGCTCCAATGGCAGTGCTGCCGACGGCGGCGAGTCTCCCGCCAAGCCGCGTCGGCCCCGGCGTCCCCGTCGCAGGCGCAGCCAGGGCGATGCCCAGCGGCAGGCCGCTGGCGCCGAGCAGGGCCAATCGGCCGGCGAACAGGATAATGTCGGGGGTGACACCGGGGGCGATATCAGGGGTGATATCGGGGAAGCCGCTGCCCCTGCCCCTGCCTCTGCCCCGGCACCCGAGCCGCCCACCGCGATGACGCCTGCCGAGACGTCCCCCGCGACGCCTCCCCCGCCGGCAGAGCAATAA
- the yidD gene encoding membrane protein insertion efficiency factor YidD: MKKSATPRIGPVAGLVIWCIKGYQTVLSPCLPRACRFWPSCSEYTIGAVRAYGLAAGMLLGMWRILRCNPWNAGGVDPVPERLPAWFARAGLAGRLERADGACRPQGSGANLQTADRRRG, from the coding sequence ATGAAAAAATCCGCCACGCCCCGCATTGGCCCTGTTGCAGGGCTTGTGATTTGGTGCATCAAAGGGTATCAGACAGTTCTCTCGCCGTGCTTGCCCCGCGCGTGCCGGTTTTGGCCGTCGTGTTCGGAGTATACCATCGGTGCAGTGCGCGCGTACGGCCTGGCGGCAGGAATGTTGTTGGGCATGTGGCGCATTCTGAGATGCAATCCCTGGAATGCCGGCGGGGTGGACCCCGTCCCGGAACGGTTGCCTGCGTGGTTTGCCAGGGCAGGCCTGGCTGGCCGACTGGAGCGGGCGGACGGCGCATGCCGGCCGCAGGGCTCCGGCGCGAACCTGCAGACGGCCGACAGACGGCGGGGCTGA
- the mnmE gene encoding tRNA uridine-5-carboxymethylaminomethyl(34) synthesis GTPase MnmE has product MSYSGDDTIAAIATPPGQGGVGVVRLSGSHCREVLARMFRPSARATGEFLPRHLHHGHVLDAHGRVLDEGLAVFFPAPRSFTGEDVAELHCHGGGAILRAVLETVLATGLVRPASAGEFSRRAFLHGKLDLTQAEAVAEAIAAPTTAAAQLAQDRLSGALSRRIDSLRLILESLKRDCCLAVDFPEDEVECLPPDAFQAQVAEVREAVAGLAAQHRRTRVWREGALVVLAGRVNAGKSSLLNALLGRQRAIVSEVPGTTRDYLEESLLLAGMAVRLVDTAGLRDQGEIVPGGLDGAEAQGIARSRELMDGADLVLLVVDARSDAAAQPHSPERALLARLHDRALVVLNKMDVAAASALAAFPDAVPVSAATGQGLDSLATIMADRLAAAAPEPRPGELTPNLRQTMLLEQADAELAALAAEHAAGMPCDILTVRLDAAVALLAELTGAITSAAILDQIFSSFCIGK; this is encoded by the coding sequence GTGTCCTACTCCGGGGACGACACCATCGCCGCCATCGCCACGCCGCCCGGCCAGGGCGGGGTCGGGGTGGTCCGGCTCTCTGGTTCGCACTGTCGCGAGGTGCTGGCCCGCATGTTCCGGCCCTCAGCCCGCGCAACTGGCGAGTTTCTCCCAAGACACCTGCACCACGGCCATGTGCTTGATGCGCATGGCCGGGTGCTTGATGAAGGCCTGGCCGTGTTCTTTCCCGCCCCCCGATCCTTCACCGGGGAGGATGTGGCCGAGTTGCACTGCCATGGCGGCGGCGCCATTCTGCGAGCGGTGCTGGAAACCGTGCTGGCCACGGGGCTGGTACGGCCGGCATCGGCCGGGGAGTTCTCCCGCCGGGCCTTTCTGCACGGCAAGCTGGATCTCACCCAGGCCGAGGCCGTGGCCGAGGCCATCGCCGCCCCCACCACCGCCGCGGCCCAACTGGCGCAGGACCGCCTTTCCGGAGCGTTGTCCCGACGCATCGACTCCCTGCGATTGATTCTGGAATCCCTCAAGCGCGACTGCTGCCTGGCTGTGGATTTCCCCGAGGACGAAGTGGAATGCCTGCCGCCGGATGCGTTCCAGGCGCAGGTGGCTGAGGTCCGCGAGGCAGTGGCCGGGCTGGCGGCCCAGCATCGCCGGACCCGTGTCTGGCGCGAAGGCGCGCTGGTGGTGCTGGCCGGGCGGGTGAACGCCGGCAAGTCCAGCCTGCTCAATGCCCTGCTGGGCCGGCAGCGGGCCATCGTTTCCGAGGTGCCGGGCACCACGCGGGATTATCTGGAAGAATCCCTGCTGCTGGCGGGCATGGCCGTCCGGTTGGTGGATACGGCTGGGCTGCGCGACCAAGGCGAGATTGTCCCCGGCGGGCTGGACGGCGCAGAAGCCCAGGGCATTGCCCGCAGCCGCGAGTTGATGGACGGTGCGGATCTGGTGCTGCTGGTGGTGGATGCCCGTTCGGACGCCGCCGCGCAGCCGCACAGCCCGGAGCGGGCCCTGCTGGCCCGGCTGCATGATCGGGCGCTGGTGGTGTTGAACAAGATGGACGTGGCGGCTGCATCGGCCCTGGCGGCCTTTCCGGACGCCGTGCCGGTGAGCGCGGCCACGGGCCAGGGGCTGGACAGCCTGGCCACCATCATGGCCGACCGGCTGGCCGCTGCCGCACCGGAGCCCAGGCCCGGGGAACTGACACCCAATCTGCGTCAGACCATGCTGCTGGAACAGGCCGATGCCGAGCTGGCCGCGCTTGCCGCCGAACACGCCGCCGGCATGCCCTGCGACATCCTGACCGTGCGTCTGGATGCCGCCGTGGCCCTGCTGGCGGAACTCACCGGCGCCATCACCAGCGCCGCCATTCTGGATCAGATTTTTTCCAGCTTCTGCATCGGCAAATAG
- the rnpA gene encoding ribonuclease P protein component — protein sequence MAQPQVHSRTHPKCHRLRHRPEYQQCYDTGRRYGSRSFLVFVRSRVVAELLPGCGQADVLAQPQHRLGMAVSRKIGKSVVRNRCKRVLREWFRLHRHVLAWPDTGSPVPTLAGLDLVAVPRRGVDVLALDLETVARELTPLARRAWKDCLHQAASVRPSCGGDG from the coding sequence TTGGCACAGCCCCAGGTCCATTCCCGGACCCATCCCAAATGCCACAGGCTGCGGCATCGGCCGGAGTACCAGCAGTGTTACGACACGGGCCGTCGCTACGGCTCGCGGAGTTTCCTGGTGTTCGTGCGGTCGCGCGTCGTGGCGGAGTTGTTGCCGGGCTGCGGGCAGGCTGACGTCCTGGCGCAGCCGCAGCATCGTTTGGGCATGGCGGTGAGTCGCAAGATCGGCAAGTCCGTGGTGCGCAATCGGTGCAAGCGGGTGCTGCGGGAGTGGTTCCGGCTGCACCGGCATGTGCTTGCGTGGCCCGACACGGGATCGCCCGTGCCGACGCTGGCCGGGCTGGATCTGGTGGCCGTGCCGCGGCGCGGGGTGGACGTGCTGGCCCTGGATTTGGAAACCGTTGCTCGCGAGCTGACGCCTCTGGCACGGCGGGCCTGGAAAGACTGCCTGCATCAGGCTGCCTCCGTCCGCCCGTCCTGTGGTGGCGACGGCTGA
- a CDS encoding peptide chain release factor 3, whose amino-acid sequence MQNQSLLAELKRETARRRTFAIISHPDAGKTTLTEKLLLFGGAIAMAGAIKAKKAGRHATSDWMAIERERGISVTSSVMNFDFNGCAINLLDTPGHQDFSEDTYRVLTAVDSALMVIDSVKGVEAQTKKLMDVCRLRDTPIITFINKLDRDGRSPFELLDDIEQSLGIEAAPLSWPIGMGKLFKGVYDLRQARLRFFAGQEGQTGRDARPREAVVLQGLDDPALDELLGDTAAGELRRDVELLDGAGYPFDMDRYLSGKQTPVFFGSAINNFGVKELLEAVADLAPAPRPRRADVRDVSPLEEQFSGVVFKIQANMDAAHRDRVAFVRICSGRFSRGMKLRHHRLGKDFKASNAILFMAQERSGVEEAWPGDIIGIPNHGTLNVGDSLTAGEPLRFLGIPHFAPEHFRRVQIRNPFKAKQLEKGLAQLSEEGAIQFFRPVTGGGVLLGAVGALQFEVIAERLASEYDVEVELVGTKYNAARWLFAESKEPLDKLAREEPMAMVTDAAGYRVMMFTSQWMMERTIEKWTAIRFEATRECADTTL is encoded by the coding sequence ATGCAGAATCAATCTCTTCTGGCGGAACTGAAGCGGGAAACGGCCCGCCGCCGCACCTTTGCCATCATCAGCCACCCTGACGCCGGCAAGACCACGCTTACGGAAAAGCTCCTGCTCTTCGGCGGCGCCATCGCCATGGCCGGGGCCATCAAGGCCAAAAAGGCCGGCCGCCACGCCACGTCGGACTGGATGGCCATCGAGCGCGAGCGCGGCATTTCCGTAACGTCCTCGGTCATGAACTTCGACTTCAACGGCTGCGCCATCAACCTGCTGGACACCCCGGGGCACCAGGACTTCTCCGAAGACACCTACCGCGTGCTCACAGCCGTGGACTCGGCCCTGATGGTCATCGACAGCGTCAAGGGCGTGGAAGCGCAGACCAAGAAGCTCATGGATGTCTGCCGCCTGCGCGATACGCCCATCATCACCTTCATCAACAAGCTCGACCGCGACGGCCGTTCCCCCTTCGAACTTCTTGACGACATCGAACAAAGCCTGGGCATTGAGGCCGCGCCCCTGTCCTGGCCCATCGGCATGGGCAAGCTGTTCAAGGGCGTGTACGATCTGCGCCAGGCCCGTCTGCGCTTTTTTGCCGGCCAGGAAGGCCAGACGGGACGCGACGCCCGCCCCAGGGAAGCCGTGGTGCTCCAGGGACTGGACGACCCGGCCCTGGACGAATTGCTGGGCGACACCGCCGCCGGGGAGTTGCGCCGCGATGTGGAACTGCTCGACGGCGCCGGCTACCCCTTTGATATGGACCGCTACCTTTCCGGCAAGCAGACACCGGTCTTCTTCGGCAGCGCCATCAACAATTTCGGGGTCAAGGAACTGCTGGAAGCCGTGGCGGACCTCGCCCCCGCGCCTCGCCCCCGCCGGGCCGATGTGCGGGACGTCTCGCCCCTGGAGGAGCAGTTCTCGGGCGTGGTCTTCAAGATCCAGGCGAACATGGACGCCGCCCATCGCGACCGTGTGGCCTTTGTGCGCATCTGTTCCGGCCGCTTCAGCCGGGGCATGAAGCTGCGGCATCACCGTCTGGGCAAGGACTTCAAGGCCTCCAATGCCATCCTGTTCATGGCCCAGGAGCGCAGCGGCGTGGAGGAGGCCTGGCCCGGAGACATCATCGGCATTCCCAACCACGGCACCCTGAACGTGGGCGACTCCCTGACCGCCGGGGAACCCCTCAGGTTCCTGGGCATTCCGCACTTTGCCCCGGAGCATTTCCGGCGGGTGCAGATCAGAAATCCCTTCAAGGCCAAACAGCTGGAAAAGGGTCTGGCGCAGCTTTCCGAGGAGGGCGCCATCCAGTTCTTCCGCCCCGTGACCGGCGGCGGCGTGCTCCTGGGCGCGGTGGGCGCGCTGCAGTTCGAGGTCATCGCCGAACGGCTGGCCTCGGAGTACGATGTGGAAGTGGAACTGGTGGGGACCAAATACAACGCCGCCCGCTGGCTGTTTGCCGAGAGCAAGGAGCCGCTGGACAAGCTGGCCCGGGAGGAACCCATGGCCATGGTCACCGATGCCGCCGGGTACCGGGTGATGATGTTCACCAGCCAGTGGATGATGGAACGGACCATCGAAAAGTGGACCGCCATCCGCTTCGAGGCCACGCGGGAGTGCGCCGATACGACGCTTTGA